In Sphingobacterium sp. PCS056, the following proteins share a genomic window:
- a CDS encoding TlpA family protein disulfide reductase, whose protein sequence is MKQYIVIILSIIWTAFLHAQTDTNYLNGRITGKKFSPGSKIDFLIFNPNHINVSLKPDTVLTTTIDSTGNFNLKYIPPQPLFYMGMDFYNGTDSLLSSLRKEFLIDPFICQSGDSVSLSLKIISTQNNGGGLSNIGWFSGKGADKYNVQYLINHYEEASELSGPYYYYGALSKDEPIFNKEKFYLLQQEYRLHIADAFKGHVPDTILTRIKRNLIAMSKYRFTSTFLHGRYSWGIKEHKQKIIDFVNAAHSSKSLFSRDDELTGSRGYADFILLADELRYRIKHNISYTGEVKYLHNSDFASWMYNNIKTNYSGSLREILLTEWFSNGYMLKYFFKKMEPFLQEAKAMLKLEDNRTLLDKIAEQSEGKKAFPFKFIDEKGKIHTLEDYKDKIYVLDFWYTGCLGCTGIPPVMKIIMEEFKSRKDVVFLSISVDRSIKWWEYGLSTGLYTLPGQIHLKTIDRGKNDPFILNYQIGGYPKVMVIGKNGELLAVNPTDPRIDKGKDIIDMIKMALKN, encoded by the coding sequence ATGAAACAATATATTGTCATCATACTGTCCATAATTTGGACAGCATTTCTGCACGCGCAGACAGATACCAACTACCTGAATGGTAGAATTACCGGTAAAAAATTTAGCCCCGGTAGCAAAATAGATTTTTTGATTTTTAATCCAAATCATATCAATGTATCTCTCAAACCTGATACAGTTCTTACCACAACGATAGATAGTACGGGTAATTTTAATTTAAAATACATTCCCCCTCAACCATTATTTTATATGGGAATGGATTTTTATAACGGAACAGATAGCTTGTTATCATCTTTAAGAAAGGAATTTTTAATCGATCCCTTTATTTGTCAGTCTGGTGATAGTGTGTCTCTTAGCCTGAAAATAATTTCCACTCAAAATAACGGTGGAGGTTTGAGCAATATTGGATGGTTTAGCGGTAAGGGAGCAGACAAGTATAATGTACAATACCTGATAAACCATTATGAAGAAGCAAGCGAACTAAGTGGCCCATATTATTACTACGGAGCATTAAGTAAGGATGAACCAATATTCAACAAAGAAAAGTTTTATTTATTACAGCAAGAGTACCGTTTACATATAGCAGATGCCTTTAAAGGCCATGTCCCCGATACCATACTGACACGAATAAAACGGAACCTTATAGCGATGTCAAAATATCGGTTTACGAGTACATTCTTACATGGCCGATATTCATGGGGCATTAAGGAACATAAGCAAAAAATCATTGATTTTGTCAATGCAGCTCATAGTAGCAAAAGTTTATTTTCGCGTGATGATGAATTAACAGGATCACGCGGATACGCCGATTTTATTTTATTGGCAGATGAACTACGTTACCGTATAAAACATAATATCAGTTATACTGGCGAGGTTAAGTATCTGCACAATAGTGATTTTGCTTCATGGATGTATAATAATATTAAAACTAACTATAGTGGTTCGTTAAGAGAAATATTACTAACCGAATGGTTCAGCAATGGCTATATGCTTAAATATTTTTTTAAAAAAATGGAACCTTTCTTACAGGAAGCGAAAGCAATGCTAAAGCTGGAGGATAACAGGACATTATTAGATAAAATTGCCGAACAGAGCGAAGGAAAAAAAGCATTTCCTTTTAAATTTATTGATGAGAAGGGTAAGATACACACCTTAGAAGACTATAAGGATAAGATTTATGTATTAGATTTTTGGTACACAGGTTGTTTAGGTTGTACGGGTATTCCACCTGTAATGAAAATTATCATGGAAGAATTTAAAAGCAGAAAGGATGTCGTTTTTTTAAGCATAAGTGTGGATCGCTCTATTAAATGGTGGGAATATGGCTTATCTACCGGACTTTATACACTACCCGGTCAAATCCATTTAAAAACCATAGATAGAGGAAAGAACGATCCTTTTATACTGAATTATCAAATTGGTGGTTATCCCAAAGTTATGGTCATAGGTAAAAATGGAGAGCTATTAGCCGTAAATCCTACTGATCCGAGAATTGATAAAGGGAAGGACATTATTGACATGATAAAGATGGCGCTTAAAAATTAA
- a CDS encoding RagB/SusD family nutrient uptake outer membrane protein produces the protein MHSFRKEKYEMKQFFTLFIVLTALLSGCKEDFLDTKPNTNLVIPQRVEDIEILLDNTSINKTGGLGHMGADEYVFVDYAAWQGTFTATERNAYIWAKDIYDGLMTVRDWEQLYLSISFANNALNSLDDLKLPVNSRTNNAKGWALFLRAYAYADLLKNFCLTYDEVTAQTDLGLPIRLSPAIDEIQPRANLADTYTQVITDLKQAAALLTSQFPEKNRNRPYKGAAYAMLARVYLSMNKYTDAEKYADSALNLYNKLIDYNMVSTTSATPFTRTNDEAIFQTTTVGYNIVANAVWNTEVTVNPDIINSYKPNDLRLQIFFAKNPQGNYYVKTGYFGAGAYPFSGLSVDELYLIKAECLARAGKTSDAMQWLNNLLVKRFKNTVPYVPLTATNPDQALQLVLAERKKELIWRGQRWSDIKRLNKIGANITLKRVLNGKEYLLPPNDLRYAYPIPADEITYSNLIQNPR, from the coding sequence ATGCACAGTTTTAGAAAGGAGAAATACGAGATGAAACAATTTTTTACCCTATTTATAGTACTGACAGCCTTATTATCAGGCTGCAAGGAGGATTTTTTAGACACCAAGCCCAATACCAATCTGGTGATACCCCAACGGGTGGAAGATATAGAGATTCTACTGGACAACACTTCGATAAATAAAACCGGTGGTTTAGGACACATGGGCGCGGATGAATATGTATTTGTAGATTACGCGGCTTGGCAGGGAACATTTACAGCTACAGAGCGTAATGCCTATATCTGGGCAAAAGATATTTATGATGGATTGATGACGGTTAGAGACTGGGAACAGCTTTACCTTTCTATTTCATTTGCCAACAATGCACTAAATAGTTTAGATGATTTAAAGCTACCTGTAAATTCCCGAACCAATAATGCCAAAGGTTGGGCGTTGTTTTTGCGCGCCTATGCCTATGCTGACCTGCTTAAAAATTTCTGTCTGACGTATGATGAAGTAACTGCGCAGACAGACTTAGGCTTGCCTATCCGGTTAAGCCCTGCCATTGACGAGATACAGCCCCGCGCCAATTTAGCGGACACCTACACGCAGGTAATTACTGATCTCAAACAGGCGGCCGCTTTGCTGACATCACAGTTTCCGGAAAAGAACAGAAATCGTCCCTATAAAGGCGCCGCATACGCGATGCTTGCACGGGTATATCTGAGTATGAATAAATACACCGATGCGGAAAAGTATGCGGACAGTGCCTTAAATCTTTACAATAAGTTGATTGATTACAATATGGTTTCAACAACCAGTGCCACACCGTTTACCCGTACAAATGATGAAGCTATATTTCAGACCACCACGGTCGGTTATAACATAGTAGCAAATGCAGTATGGAACACCGAGGTGACGGTAAATCCTGATATTATAAATAGCTACAAACCTAATGATTTGCGTTTACAGATTTTTTTTGCAAAAAATCCACAAGGAAATTATTATGTAAAGACAGGGTATTTTGGTGCGGGAGCCTATCCCTTTTCAGGCTTATCAGTTGACGAGCTATACCTGATCAAAGCGGAGTGCCTGGCACGTGCGGGAAAGACAAGCGATGCTATGCAATGGCTTAATAATTTACTGGTAAAGCGTTTTAAAAATACCGTACCCTACGTGCCGCTAACTGCTACCAATCCCGACCAAGCTTTGCAATTAGTATTAGCCGAGAGAAAGAAGGAATTGATCTGGCGCGGCCAACGTTGGAGCGATATTAAACGCTTAAATAAAATTGGTGCAAATATTACATTAAAAAGAGTATTAAACGGTAAAGAATATTTGTTACCGCCAAATGATCTGCGTTATGCATATCCAATCCCGGCCGATGAGATTACATACAGTAACCTAATACAGAATCCCCGTTAA
- a CDS encoding DUF6705 family protein, translated as MKIILKFFLLVACLSCKAQVIVPIASDSDAAYGNNTYNKDVDNDFAKYIGTWKYQNGNTSLTISFAKKTFEYFEYKNYYQDLLIGEYKYISNGTEIINTLSLLADNSLSGDDHNISGNLIWKKNTYPVCNDCTQNERRIKLSFYDPDRRYLSSSIILRYKNDNGTEKIIVKIYKSDNSIMQPDGSPDEMRLPYGEYILTKQP; from the coding sequence ATGAAAATAATTCTTAAATTTTTCCTGTTAGTAGCTTGCTTATCGTGTAAGGCGCAAGTCATAGTACCAATTGCCAGTGATAGTGATGCAGCATACGGAAACAATACTTATAATAAAGATGTTGATAATGATTTTGCTAAATATATTGGTACATGGAAATACCAAAACGGAAATACATCACTTACAATTTCTTTTGCGAAGAAAACATTCGAGTACTTCGAATATAAAAATTACTATCAGGATTTGTTAATTGGTGAATACAAATACATCAGTAACGGGACTGAAATTATAAATACATTATCATTACTTGCTGATAATTCACTAAGTGGTGACGATCATAATATTTCCGGAAATTTAATTTGGAAAAAAAATACTTACCCGGTATGTAATGATTGTACGCAGAATGAACGCAGAATTAAGCTTTCGTTTTATGATCCAGATAGAAGATATTTAAGCAGCTCTATTATTTTACGATATAAAAATGACAACGGTACCGAAAAAATAATTGTTAAAATATATAAAAGCGATAACTCCATTATGCAACCGGATGGGTCTCCGGATGAAATGCGCCTTCCTTATGGAGAGTACATTTTGACGAAGCAACCTTAG